Genomic DNA from Prunus persica cultivar Lovell chromosome G1, Prunus_persica_NCBIv2, whole genome shotgun sequence:
CATACGACATGCAAATGAATCTGAacaagaaaatatgaaaagataCACACATACATGTTGATCGTTGCTGTCTTTTTACATACTACTGTATATAAAAAAGGGATCTGAAAACGcaaaaagaagttgaaaaaaaaatcaaactgtGCAATAAATAATTCACTAATTTGGCAGCTGGTTCTACtttctatctttctttgttgcaAGTTGCCTGAACAGaacagaagaagagaaaaacaagagGCCGTTCACGGGCATTATTCTTCTCAGCGTCAGAAGATACTTACTGATGCTAACAGCTGCTGACTGTATACAAAAAGCACCTACACCAACTTGAGCTTTTGGAACACACCATATAAGAGCATTAAGCAAACGTTTGTTTCTGTCATGCTCCatgctgtttctgtttcagTTTCTGTTGCTCTATGGACTAGTTTGGTATTGCTGTGCGAGCTGCTTCTATGGCGCTGTGAGAATAATTGTTagatattttcaaaatgaactatTATTATTTGGAGTGTCAGCCAAAATGTAAAGGTGGTTGGGTGTCAAGTTGTCAACCTGTCAACCCCCACCAAAACATGAATATGAATGGGTGTACAGAGAGAGACCTGTGATGTGTGAATAACATAAGAGACTCTGATAATCTGGCATCAAGTTTCAACAATTATTGttgtcttcttctccattttacTGATTTGAAATCAATCATCCTATCGAGTATGTGAACCTACTGTCCTTGTTttcggaagaaaaaaagagaggaaaatgatctgatcaaatcaaatcagcTTCTGCATTAGCACAGCTGCATTTTTGTACTAAAGCGACCAGGCAAATAGATAATGAAATGAACTAATGAAGAATGGATTATAATTTCTAGTCCATTTGgtaatcttttcatttttggtttttagtttttatttttattgttttgttgccTAACGATAGAGGGGAAATACatggagaaaaagagagatgaaaaaaaagTGGTGGGATGAAAATGAAGTGGTAATCAAATGGACCCTTAATTACATTATCCCGTTATACCATATGGAATATCCAATTTGGAAAGAACTGGTTTAATTCAAgcaacatttaaaataccgGGCTTGTAAATTTTGCCGAGGGTGAATTCAGAAACTAAAAGTACTGAAAAAGAGCAAAGTCCAGAATATGTTTTCCTAAACATATATGTTTtacaaaggacccactagtgtagtagtTTGGAGCAATTGATTCCCCATGCAAGATTCTAGGTTCAAGTCCTAACATCCGTATAGTgtatgtgagtttagtatattatcactcctctcaataggaaaggtcttaaaaaaaaaaaacagaaatgcTTTTGTAAGGAAATATGTATTCTATAAGCTTGAGAGGTGAACAAAAAAAACGTAGAGAAAGTTCTGCATTAAGCATGAGAGGAGACCTCAGTTAACTTACATAGTACTTGAACCTTGCTTGCATATTACAACCATATATTAAGAGATACAATTTGTCATACAAGGATTTtacaaaatattcaatttgGCTCAAGGACTTGTTCCTGTAAAGTTGGCTATACAATTCTTGTGCTGGGCAATAAGCTCTATACAGGTTCATCCACGTCCTGTTCCCGTCAAACGACAGACCATCTACGTTGTGTTCCTGTCAAAAAATTCCACCTCCTTTCTCAGTGCCTTTGAGTGGTATGTACTATGTAGGACGCAACTTTACATACAACACCACGCAAACTTCTACACTGAAGTTCCACAGCCCAGTTTCCTCATTGAATTTCATAAATCAGCAAGAAATTGGAGCACAGGATCTGATGGTCATTACTCAAAACGCTGGATGCAAAGATAGTATCTACACATAATTACTTCCACTCATTCTTACAACAGAATAGAGGGCTGACATCCATGCTTGCAAACCACTCTGGGCATCCTTCTTCACCGATACTTCCAGCTTCGCAACAGCCTGCTTTGAAATACCAGATTTCACCAAAACAAGTCCAAGTGATTTGAATGTACAATCATCAGGTTGAATGGCAGCTCTCATCATTTCCTTGAAAGTTTCCACAACCTCTTTGAATCTTCCATACATCACATACAACCCAAGCACATTATTATAACTCAACAGATCAGTTAAAAGTCGCAGTTCTCTCATCTGCTCTGCAATCTGAATGGCTTCCTCAAACCTCcccatttttttatacatgcaCAACATCATTGCACATGAAAACTCATTGGcatttccctttctcttcaAGCCATCAAAGATTTCTTCTGCTGGTTTAACCATAGATTGCTCACTATAAAGATCAATCATACAATTTGAAGCATATATGGAAGGACCATCCTCTGATGATTGAATAAGTCTGTATGTTTCTTCTGCTTCTTTCAAAAAACCAACTTTAGTATAGAGCTTGATCAATGAGTTGTAAATCACCGTGTTCCCAGGCAAACCTGCCTTTTTCATTGCATCAGCATAACTGAGAGCTTCTTTAACACTTCCAACATCAGCAAAAGCATTTATCAGCACCCCAAAGACAATAACATCTGGTTGAACACTGAATCCAACCATCTCTTTATATAGTCCCTCTGCCATTTCCAATTGTCCTAATTTTGCAAAGCTTGAGATCACAGCACAATAAGGGATGCAATCACTTACCAATCTTGCCTCCTGCATCTTCCTGAGATAGGGTTTTGCTATATGTGGCATATTAGCactagacaaaatttgtatgaGAGAACTATAGCTACATTTGTCTGGAACTACACCATGACTCTCCATGCTATTAAACAACTCACATGCTTTATCATAATGTTTCCCCACCCCATAAGCTTTAATCATCACGTTAAACTCAAGGACACTCAATTTCTTCACTTCTTGacagcaaaaaaaaactttctcAGCTTCCAAAATATGCCCACGCTCTCCATATGCATCAATATTAGCAGAACAGCACTCAGAACTCATTTTCCCTGAAAGATGAAACCTCATGAACCAAAACCATGACTTCTCAAGCATCCCAGATTCTATGTACATCCTAGTCAGAGCTGACTGAGTGAATTCATCAATCTCAAGGCCCCTTTCATCCATCTCTGATATGAGATCTTCGGCTTCGCTAACCATGTGTCTTAATGAGTATGCATACAAAAGGATGCGGTAACTCACATGGTCTGGCTCAAGGTGAGCCTCCTTCATCTTTGTGAAGTATTTTGTCGCCATGTCTATATTATCATGCTTTGCATGGAGCGAAATTAGAATATTATATGTTCTCGTGTCCGCTGGGCATCGAATCTCTTCCATCTTCTGCATGAGGGAAGCAACTTCTTCTAGCCGGCCATGGTTACCGCAAATGTGCATCATTGTATTGAAAGTCACTGTAGTCGGAGCAATCCCTTCCCTAAGCATCGTCGCAAATATTTCAGATGCTTCTTTAAGTTGGCCAGCCTTTCCATACGTGTCAATCAATGTATTATATGTATGTGAGCTCAAAGAAACATGAGAGTGCAAAGAGCTCCCCAATCCACCAGCAGCTGTTGTACTAGTGCCCTCTTGTCTAAAAGATAGGCTCAATGACCATTTGTCGAAAAAATCCTCAGCTTTTTGAAATTCTCCCGCTTTCTTATACAAATGAACGACAATCCCCATAGTAACCTCATCAGGTTTCATTCCTTGTTTGTTCATCTTCTCCAGCCAAAGAAGTGCTTCTTCTTTCAACCCACCTTTACTATAAACATCAATCAAAGTTCCATAAGTCGAATTGATAGGCGCTATTCCTTTAACCTTCATCTCATCCCAAAGATTCTCTACAAGGCTCCACTTCCTTGCCTTCCCAAGAATTCTAAGCAGTATATTATAGTGAATCACATTCAATTCATAAAAGTCCTTTCTCTTGAACCACTCAAAAATCTCCCAAGCCCTTTTCCAACTCACCTGCTCCTTCAAAATTATGCTCCTTTCCTTGTTAGTAAGCCTATCTTCCCATGGCTTCAAAGCCTTATCCAAATCCTCAACTTCATCCAATGCCTTCAAAATTGCAGGTAAGCAACCCCCATAAGTGACCCATTTCGTCGAACACTTGGAAGGCACTTTCttcaccactccatttccatTCACCGCTctcaattcaaaatcaaaatccctgCTGTTCACATAAGCACCACTACCCTTAGtgattttcctcttttcccCACCTGGGTTGCACAGAAAACTATGTTTCTTCTGCTCAACCTCATGAACAACAGCACCATTTCCACATCTATCATGGATGGGTCTATGAACTTCACTTAAACCCTTCTTGGCCGTTCCTCCTCCATTGGGGCTCTGAACCACTCTGGGTTTCCTCTCCTTGTTTATTAGTTCAAGTTTGTCTAATGGAGAATGCCTTATGTTGGGTGAGGTTTTTATGGAACCCAAAATGGGGAAGCAACTGGTGTCCAACTGGAGCTTCACAAACATTGTTTTCACAGAAACTGAAAcatactatatttttcttgggtATTAGGAAAGTGATAATAACATGGTTAGAGTCCTCCAAACGTTGTTGGAGTAATTTGCAGAGACTCGGAGAGTATCAACTTTGGTAGGCTCAAATGGACAGGCAGAGAAATCAAATAGGAGAAAAGTTGAAGGCAGTCGGACGATTCGGATCATCCATATACTAAAATCGGGTCGACCCAACCCATCAAAACAAGATGCAGGTTCTATATCCACCCAAAGCATGTCTTTGCACACCTATTATTAttcttatattattattattttttgtgaatGACAACTGTATATTCCTATGTGAAACTATCACACATCGGTTAATAGACCCTACAAAACTTGACAATTTAATAGAGCTAAATGAAGTCCAATTATAATTTAGCCctctaaaatattatttagtcTAAGATTATTATATTTGAGTAATGTCAtacttattatatttttattttacatttctATATCATATAATGTGGCATGTCCATATCATAtatcacatcaattaaatcaatgaagtttatctatatatataaagcaaaaggcagagaatggtgaaacattcaaaataccagaaaatgcccttagttaatgcaaacattaagaattcaaattattaattaaatgaggataatatggtaaattcacaatttttcgtattaaaaaaaataaaattaaaagaaaattcagataatgggtcctatttttatggaacacaaatatccattatcttttttaattctaaaataaatttaaattttttttaaaaaaaacctctcgcatgcgcggaaacgcgtgcagagaggctagttttaataaagaaagtttaattaatagttttttttaagtgttaataaattatataagaaaagaaaatattaattaattttaattgatgcgGCGGTCTACCTcatctgccacataaggtagacaaccacatcaattaaaataatatatttcagGCATATaaccgctcggctatactatatatatatatatatatatatatatattttctcaaaAGAACCCGCTCCAGCGATCAGGTGATTTCCGAGTAGGCCAAAGTGACAGTTGGAGCTCGAACCTTCTCTTTTCCCTagcaattttgaaattttgtggccCATTTCcattagtttatattttatagttattaatttgctagCTTCAACATAtgcaaaataaatattgaagGGAAAGAAATTTCACATTAAATCAATATAacagttcttttttttttttttgggtaggaAAACGCGTAGGAAAACGCCTTTGATCTACCTCATTCTCTTGAGTGCTACTAAATTCtatttaacatatattaatacgtgaattttgtatatataatatgtgaaaattatgtgtatagtacttgaattttgtttatattattaaaaattttgtaaaaaaataagtatattaaacatgaaaaatacgtatgtatgtgtataaCACGAgtattaaaagagaaaatgttaaattctttatacgggtagtaactttgaaaaagtaaaacatCAAAAGGGGACAACATAGATTCGGGTAAtagcctaatagtaatggataatgtTAATGCTCTAAACAACTCTTacaataaatgaaaataaaaagaccccAGTATAGCtgatcggctatactcttttaatataataatatactagcctcttgacacatgctcacgcatgtgccaattggttttttttttcttttttattttatttttgaattaatataaagataacaagGGTAGTAtcttccataaaagtaggacctattatcttattttgtttttaattttaatttttttaatattaaaaaatgtgaatttaccatattatcctcatttaattaataatttcaattcttaatgtttgaattaacaaagggcattttctggtattttaaatgtttcaccattctctgccttttgctttatctatactagcctctccacacgcgcttccgcgcttgcaagaggctttttaaaaaaaataaataaatttattttagaattaaaaaagataatgagtagttgtgttccataaaaataggatccattatctattttttcttttttttttaatttttttaaatatgaaaaagtgtgaatttacaatattatcctcatttaattaataatttgaattcttaatgtttgcattaaccaagggcattttctggtattttgaatgtttcaccattctctgtcttttgctttatatatatagatttaatGAGTATAGCCTCGTtacatataataatatatttcacGCAGCCTCCCAAATATACTCTTTAAGTATaccagagtatagccgcgctgctatactctttttgttttgttttgttttgtttttttgactAAGGTGACTAGGATCTAACTAAGTAAACTTACCTAATCAAGCTTATGTGTAATATTTCATGGGTAATGCTaggcttaccacatttttataccacactgtgtaccacctctcttatagaggtggagcccaccaatacaattgggccacctctattagagaggtggtatagaatgtggtataaaaatgtggtaaatctagcatttttcatattttatatatttgtccCTAAGATACCCTGAACTAAGCCATTAttgcattttttatattaatgtAGGGGTCAATATACGGAAACAATTTTTATTCGATTGTAACTAATGAGACACgttgaatttggaaagatcTCCATGATATCTGATTGTAATGGACGTAAGAATTAATTTGGAAACCTTCTTGAATTTCAACAATAAATTCAGATTTAATGTACCTAGTCGTTTTATCAAGGTTATATATGGAACGTTGAGCGAACAACGATTTAGCGTTCGCTTGTTTACCTGCTTTTCCATTTATTCCCAGGAAATTGTTACCAGGTTGGTTCTACGTACCTCATCCGTTACCTTTTTAAAACTGCATGCATTCTAGACTATAAGAAAACCTGATGCATTGCATTCCAGTGTGTTTTCCAACTAAGATTAAACAAGCATGGCTTGGTTCATTCGAAATGCAATGCTGCTGCTAATTCTGTTTTCGTTGTATCGAATAAACATATGTGACACTGACGAAGGAACGCTGCTCATAAAACGAAGATTTGTTAGAGTCACAAATGATTTGGGTGGAAACTTGACCCTTACAGTTCACTGTAAATCAGCGGATGACGACATTGGTGTCCAAGTGCTTCCTCCTCATGCTTCCTTTGGATTCAATTTTCGACCTAGCTGGATATTCAGTACACAATTCTACTGCAGTTTTCAGTGGCCAAACACATTTAAATGGTTCGATATATACGATAACCGGAGAGACGCACCGCATTGCAGCAAATGTTGGTGGCGTATAGTACCAAATGGTCCATGTAGGTTTAACTGGTATGACAAAACGTATGAGGTTTGCTGTCAGTGGAATAAAGACTGAACTGATTTCATCatctattaatttattatgtctTTATGAAATAATAAGAGTTCGATTGTTGTTATTTTGGTGAATGAGTATGATTGTTGTTGGAAAGGTTTAGGCCTTAGCTTTGAGTCTTGAtgtaatcaaagaaaaaaaaaatgttgcaaTGTTAAACTAAACGTTATGGAAACGGTGCAATTTAATCTCATACTAATCAACCAAATAATTCGTAATCAAGATATATAACAGTTTAACTTTCCACATTGATTTCGATAATGTTAGCttctaaaacataaatatttgcCATCCAGATTGCAGATTATACATGATGAACAAAGGCATGGCTAGCCACCTTCAACAAGTTCAAGGTGAAGAGTTCGGTTATAAGTGGATCAAACCTACAGAGTGGAACTTTAATAAACAGCAATATTGCATTAAAGATTTGTACAGTAAAAGCAGGGGAGAGAAATGCTGGCTCATGTAGgataaatatttcttgaaccaCACACCAATATTCAGAAAGCTCTCAAAGTCGGATTGTGGCCTGCAAACAGGATTTCAAATCAGATTGAAATGAAACCAAGTATGAACTTTTATGAGCTTGATTGTAGTAGTGACTGAGACACTACAAGTTTACAATGCAGAATCACGTTTGGATCATGTGCGTACTTTACCTCTCAATTGCATGAGTATCATTTGGAAACACAATGACTTTGACAGGAACTCCTTTTTCCTTCAATGCCCGAGCATACTACAAACAATAAACATCCATGTTAAGATTTCAAGAAACAGATCAGCGGCCCACTACTACTGCTGACACGTATACTATTGATAACTTAACCACTTGTAAAGTCCGTGTGTGAGGTTTTATCATAAAAGGCCTCGGTGCTAGATCACTTTTCTACTTACATCATTTTGATTAGGTAAATGTGGATGCATCAAAATTTTCAGGTAAATGTGGATGCATCAAAATTTTCCCACCCCTTTGGGGACAAAGGAAATCtttaaaagatgaaaaagagtAATTTTCTACTGCAATGCAGGGAAGAAGAATAATTATCCAAGCACTAGTTATTGTTTTCAAACCATTGAGATAGGATAAGTGTTCAGTTTGTAGTTCATTATGAGGGGAGCATATTAGCTTACTTGCAATCCAGTAAAAACGGGAAGACGAACATCCTGagcacccaaaagaaaaagggttgGTGTTTTGACCTGCAAAGagcatcaaaaataaaaaagttagaAGTAGCAGACGACTCCTCTCAGTAAATAATATCTTTCTCAATATTAACTGTTTTTCGGTTTTAGTTCTTTTTGTAGATTTTCCTTCTATTCCAATATACTGCTAGTTTCATAGTCCAGAACAGGCTCAAAATTATAGTAACAGAAAAAGGAGACCAAACCTAAGCATATACCTTTGAGATATGTGAAATAGGAGATTTCCTGTGAAAGAGAGTCAGATGCTCAGCTGAAGGTGCTTCTGTGAATGTATTTTTACTCTCACTTCCATAGGCCTCCACATAGCACCAATCTGGGATGTCTGTCGTGCCCACCATCAATGCGAGGTTACAAGCAGGATTTCTTGTTGCTGCCGCAGCAAATTTATCTGGTGCCTGCAGCATTTCAGTTACAAGATTATTAAATTCTTAAATATGCCTAAAAGTACATGAAATATCACCTTCTAAAGCATCTACCAGAAGTGCATAAGTTATAGAtgcctaaaaacaaaaaacaaaaaactctaTGCAAATGAAATCCCCAAACCACTAATGTTCATGAAGATACTTATAATACGAGAAGCTTTGCACCAGATGGTGATGGAACCATCACAGAGACTCCTGTCATCTCCACAGGAAATGGGGCCCATTGGAAATTTACAGAATTGTTACTTTCTCTTAAAACATGAGAGGACAGAATGAacttcttccttttgtttgcCAAAAGATTTGGTTGACTAATTGAAAACATTGCCTGGGATCCAATTCCTATAACAAAGTTTTGTGTGCAAGTATCTTCATCAGAAATGGGTCTTTGGCTTTCAACGGCTTGTATGTGAAATAAGGACATGCATGTTAGAAATATGAGAAATCGTACCGCTGTCAGATTTAAATATCCATGCCTTATCAATGCTGGAAATACCAGTAAATTCTTGAAGTAGTCTAGACTGGGAAGCATATTCTTCCTCAGGAAAATTGTAAATTCTGATTTCTGTATTTCTTAAAACTAATTCACCAGCACTGTTACACTTTATATCAGTTTATGCAAAGCTTACCCGTATAACAGATCTAACTGTCTAACTAATTCTACTAACAACCCACGTGCCTTGCACACCTGATTTACTAACTGTTTAATGTCACAGTTAACATTTTCCCTA
This window encodes:
- the LOC18789074 gene encoding pentatricopeptide repeat-containing protein At3g23020 → MFVKLQLDTSCFPILGSIKTSPNIRHSPLDKLELINKERKPRVVQSPNGGGTAKKGLSEVHRPIHDRCGNGAVVHEVEQKKHSFLCNPGGEKRKITKGSGAYVNSRDFDFELRAVNGNGVVKKVPSKCSTKWVTYGGCLPAILKALDEVEDLDKALKPWEDRLTNKERSIILKEQVSWKRAWEIFEWFKRKDFYELNVIHYNILLRILGKARKWSLVENLWDEMKVKGIAPINSTYGTLIDVYSKGGLKEEALLWLEKMNKQGMKPDEVTMGIVVHLYKKAGEFQKAEDFFDKWSLSLSFRQEGTSTTAAGGLGSSLHSHVSLSSHTYNTLIDTYGKAGQLKEASEIFATMLREGIAPTTVTFNTMMHICGNHGRLEEVASLMQKMEEIRCPADTRTYNILISLHAKHDNIDMATKYFTKMKEAHLEPDHVSYRILLYAYSLRHMVSEAEDLISEMDERGLEIDEFTQSALTRMYIESGMLEKSWFWFMRFHLSGKMSSECCSANIDAYGERGHILEAEKVFFCCQEVKKLSVLEFNVMIKAYGVGKHYDKACELFNSMESHGVVPDKCSYSSLIQILSSANMPHIAKPYLRKMQEARLVSDCIPYCAVISSFAKLGQLEMAEGLYKEMVGFSVQPDVIVFGVLINAFADVGSVKEALSYADAMKKAGLPGNTVIYNSLIKLYTKVGFLKEAEETYRLIQSSEDGPSIYASNCMIDLYSEQSMVKPAEEIFDGLKRKGNANEFSCAMMLCMYKKMGRFEEAIQIAEQMRELRLLTDLLSYNNVLGLYVMYGRFKEVVETFKEMMRAAIQPDDCTFKSLGLVLVKSGISKQAVAKLEVSVKKDAQSGLQAWMSALYSVVRMSGSNYV
- the LOC18793388 gene encoding acylamino-acid-releasing enzyme 1, which encodes MLQAPDKFAAAATRNPACNLALMVGTTDIPDWCYVEAYGSESKNTFTEAPSAEHLTLFHRKSPISHISKVKTPTLFLLGAQDVRLPVFTGLQYARALKEKGVPVKVIVFPNDTHAIERPQSDFESFLNIGVWFKKYLSYMSQHFSPLLLLYKSLMQYCCLLKFHSVGLIHL